A single window of Cryptococcus neoformans var. neoformans JEC21 chromosome 3 sequence DNA harbors:
- a CDS encoding endoplasmic reticulum protein, putative, producing MASPSSMRDDHLTFTTSTSDSDTLPSTSHNPNTGTNSRIARNLSDVLFGKTTMSGTSLNTTANESTPLLTELPSHEEAEARNRVVKLNNASIILSESGELGDARSPQKRASITMAYAKRIKQRSKYYVPVTDWLPKYNWSLFSGDLVAGVSVACLLIPQAMSYASGLARLTPVAGLWSTAIPALIYGALGTCRQLSIGPEAALSLLIGQMIQEAVYGDPHSRPAHPEAEAAAIALITTLQIGVITSVLGLLRLGFLDVVLSRALLRGFITAVAVIIFIEQLVPMLGLTALLAQPTDPSQEPPTRPLSKLFFTINNIHSINVPTALLSFISLGFLIVVRVTKQKIAQTPGGKWVRYVPEILILVVGTTVLTNVLKWDDMGVEVLGKIKGGSSLPFGWPIYKKTMKYFNFTLPTAFVSSVVGVVDSIVAARENAAKYGYAVSPNRELVALGASNLVGSSIVGTGAIPVFGSITRSRLNGQIGSRTQMASIITSICMIFSIFFLLPYLYYLPKAVLAAIVTVVVYAILNEAPHEILYFWRMGAWTDFLQMVGTFFLTLCFSIELGLVASVVFSLILVIQSTSQPRIKIIGRVPGTNEWVPIDEDESAQEEIPGVLVVRIRENLSFANTGQLKERLRRLELYGMDKSHPSDEPRRESAKALILHMGDVEQIDASATQILYELTKAYHERGVGVHFAHLRPGQVNAFGIAGITDIVGPSHFHRDLSNAMREVESMGYGTSIFARWDPS from the exons ATGGCGAGCCCATCTTCCATGCGAGATGACCATCTGACTTTCACCACTTCTACTTCCGACTCTGACACACTACCATCGACAAGCCACAATCCAAACACCGGCACAAACTCGAGGATCGCACGCAATTTGTCCGATGTGCTGTTCGGTAAAACAACCATGTCTGGCACCAGTCTCAACACGACTGCAAATGAATCAACACCGCTCTTGACGGAACTACCCAGTCATGAAG aagcagaagccCGGAACCGGGTGGTCAAGCTGAACAATGCGTCAATAATATTGAGCGAGAGTGGAGAATTAGGAGATGCCAGATCGCCACAGAAGAGGGCGAGCATAACGATGGCTTACGCAAAAAGGATCAAGCAGAGATCAAAATATTACGTCCCGGTGACGGATTGGTTACCAAAATACAATTGGTCTTT GTTTTCTGGTGACCTCGTCGCTGGCGTATCTGTAGCATGTTTGTTGATACCGCAA GCAATGTCATACGCTAGCGGCCTTGCACGGTTAACACCGGTCGCTGGTCTCTGGTCAACAGCAATACCAGCCCTGATATATGGCGCCCTTGGAACATGCCG GCAATTATCGATTGGCCCAGAGGCGgctctctctcttttgaTCGGCCAGATGATCCAAGAAGCGGTGTATGGTGACCCTCACAGTAGGCCAGCACACCCAGAAGCTGAAGCAGCAGCTATCGCTCTCATCACTACCCTCCAA ATCGGCGTTATTACCAGTGTTCTCGGCCTTCTCCGTCTTGGTTTTCTTGACGTCGTTTTATCACGGGCTTTACTCCGTGGGTTTATCACCGCCGTCGCCGTC ATTATCTTCATCGAACAACTCGTCCCTATGCTCGGCCTTaccgccctcctcgcccaGCCTACTGACCCCTCTCAAGAACCCCCAACACGCCCTCTCTCCAAACTTTTCTTCACAATTAACAACATACATTCCATCAACGTACCCACTGCACTTTTGAGTTTTATCAGTTTAGgcttcctcatcgtcgttAGAGTAACCAAGCAGAAGATTGCGCAAACGCCTGGAGGGAAGTGGGTGAGATATGTGCCGGAGATTTTGATTTTGGTTGTTGGGACTACGG TTCTAACAAATGTACTGAAGTGGGATGACATGGGAGTTGAAGTATTGGGCAAAATCAAGGGCGGGTCGAGCCTTCCTTTCGGATGGCCTATATACAAAAAGACAATGAAGTATTTCAATTTTACC CTTCCAACAGCATTCGTCAGCTCGGTAGTGGGTGTCGTAGACTCTATCGTTGCAGCTCGAGAGAATGCGGCAAAGTACGGGTACGCCGTGTCGCCGAATAGGGAGTTGGTCGCCTTGG GCGCTTCAAATCTCGTCGGCTCGTCTATCGTAGGAACTGGAGCAATCCCAGTTTTCGGTTCCATTACGC GATCTCGTCTAAACGGCCAAATTGGCAGTCGTACCCAGATGGCAAGTATAATTACCAGTATCTGCATGAttttttccatctttttccttttacCTTATCTCTACTACCTCCCCAAG GCGGTTTTAGCAGCAATCGTCACCGTGGTTGTCTACGCCA TTTTGAATGAAGCACCGCACGAAATTCTATATTTCTGGAGAATGGGAGCTTGGACAGATTTCTTGCAGATGGTAGGGACCTTTTTCCTCACGCTGTGTTTCTCCATCGAG CTCGGCCTCGTAGCATccgtcgtcttctccctcatTCTCGTCATCCAGTCCACCTCCCAACCGCGTATCAAAATCATCGGCCGCGTACCGGGCACAAATGAATGGGTACCTatcgatgaggatgaatcAGCACAGGAAGAGATTCCGGGggtgttggtggtgaggaTCAGAGAGAATCTGAGTTTTGCGAATACGGGGCAGTTGAAAGAGCGGTTAAGGAGG TTGGAGTTATATGGAATGGATAAGAGTCATCCAAGTGATGAACCAAGGAGGGAATCTGCCAAAGCTCTCATTTTACACATGGGCGATGTCGAGCAGATTGACGCGTC AGCCACGCAAATCTTATACGAACTCACGAAAGCGTACCACGAGCGAGGCGTAGGCGTGCATTTCGCACATTTAAGACCGGGGCAGGTGAATGCGTTTGGTATTGCGGGTATCACAGATATT GTCGGCCCAAGTCATTTCCATCGGGATTTGAGTAATGCCATGAGAGAAGTGGAGAGTATGGGTTATGGGACGAGCATCTTTGCGAGATGGGATCCGTCATAA
- a CDS encoding endoplasmic reticulum protein, putative produces the protein MASPSSMRDDHLTFTTSTSDSDTLPSTSHNPNTGTNSRIARNLSDVLFGKTTMSGTSLNTTANESTPLLTELPSHEGRTPRRNFTASLDQVAEAEARNRVVKLNNASIILSESGELGDARSPQKRASITMAYAKRIKQRSKYYVPVTDWLPKYNWSLFSGDLVAGVSVACLLIPQAMSYASGLARLTPVAGLWSTAIPALIYGALGTCRQLSIGPEAALSLLIGQMIQEAVYGDPHSRPAHPEAEAAAIALITTLQIGVITSVLGLLRLGFLDVVLSRALLRGFITAVAVIIFIEQLVPMLGLTALLAQPTDPSQEPPTRPLSKLFFTINNIHSINVPTALLSFISLGFLIVVRVTKQKIAQTPGGKWVRYVPEILILVVGTTVLTNVLKWDDMGVEVLGKIKGGSSLPFGWPIYKKTMKYFNFTLPTAFVSSVVGVVDSIVAARENAAKYGYAVSPNRELVALGASNLVGSSIVGTGAIPVFGSITRSRLNGQIGSRTQMASIITSICMIFSIFFLLPYLYYLPKAVLAAIVTVVVYAILNEAPHEILYFWRMGAWTDFLQMVGTFFLTLCFSIELGLVASVVFSLILVIQSTSQPRIKIIGRVPGTNEWVPIDEDESAQEEIPGVLVVRIRENLSFANTGQLKERLRRLELYGMDKSHPSDEPRRESAKALILHMGDVEQIDASATQILYELTKAYHERGVGVHFAHLRPGQVNAFGIAGITDIVGPSHFHRDLSNAMREVESMGYGTSIFARWDPS, from the exons ATGGCGAGCCCATCTTCCATGCGAGATGACCATCTGACTTTCACCACTTCTACTTCCGACTCTGACACACTACCATCGACAAGCCACAATCCAAACACCGGCACAAACTCGAGGATCGCACGCAATTTGTCCGATGTGCTGTTCGGTAAAACAACCATGTCTGGCACCAGTCTCAACACGACTGCAAATGAATCAACACCGCTCTTGACGGAACTACCCAGTCATGAAGGTAGGACACCAAGACGGAATTTTACAGCAAGTCTTGATCAGGtagcagaagcagaagccCGGAACCGGGTGGTCAAGCTGAACAATGCGTCAATAATATTGAGCGAGAGTGGAGAATTAGGAGATGCCAGATCGCCACAGAAGAGGGCGAGCATAACGATGGCTTACGCAAAAAGGATCAAGCAGAGATCAAAATATTACGTCCCGGTGACGGATTGGTTACCAAAATACAATTGGTCTTT GTTTTCTGGTGACCTCGTCGCTGGCGTATCTGTAGCATGTTTGTTGATACCGCAA GCAATGTCATACGCTAGCGGCCTTGCACGGTTAACACCGGTCGCTGGTCTCTGGTCAACAGCAATACCAGCCCTGATATATGGCGCCCTTGGAACATGCCG GCAATTATCGATTGGCCCAGAGGCGgctctctctcttttgaTCGGCCAGATGATCCAAGAAGCGGTGTATGGTGACCCTCACAGTAGGCCAGCACACCCAGAAGCTGAAGCAGCAGCTATCGCTCTCATCACTACCCTCCAA ATCGGCGTTATTACCAGTGTTCTCGGCCTTCTCCGTCTTGGTTTTCTTGACGTCGTTTTATCACGGGCTTTACTCCGTGGGTTTATCACCGCCGTCGCCGTC ATTATCTTCATCGAACAACTCGTCCCTATGCTCGGCCTTaccgccctcctcgcccaGCCTACTGACCCCTCTCAAGAACCCCCAACACGCCCTCTCTCCAAACTTTTCTTCACAATTAACAACATACATTCCATCAACGTACCCACTGCACTTTTGAGTTTTATCAGTTTAGgcttcctcatcgtcgttAGAGTAACCAAGCAGAAGATTGCGCAAACGCCTGGAGGGAAGTGGGTGAGATATGTGCCGGAGATTTTGATTTTGGTTGTTGGGACTACGG TTCTAACAAATGTACTGAAGTGGGATGACATGGGAGTTGAAGTATTGGGCAAAATCAAGGGCGGGTCGAGCCTTCCTTTCGGATGGCCTATATACAAAAAGACAATGAAGTATTTCAATTTTACC CTTCCAACAGCATTCGTCAGCTCGGTAGTGGGTGTCGTAGACTCTATCGTTGCAGCTCGAGAGAATGCGGCAAAGTACGGGTACGCCGTGTCGCCGAATAGGGAGTTGGTCGCCTTGG GCGCTTCAAATCTCGTCGGCTCGTCTATCGTAGGAACTGGAGCAATCCCAGTTTTCGGTTCCATTACGC GATCTCGTCTAAACGGCCAAATTGGCAGTCGTACCCAGATGGCAAGTATAATTACCAGTATCTGCATGAttttttccatctttttccttttacCTTATCTCTACTACCTCCCCAAG GCGGTTTTAGCAGCAATCGTCACCGTGGTTGTCTACGCCA TTTTGAATGAAGCACCGCACGAAATTCTATATTTCTGGAGAATGGGAGCTTGGACAGATTTCTTGCAGATGGTAGGGACCTTTTTCCTCACGCTGTGTTTCTCCATCGAG CTCGGCCTCGTAGCATccgtcgtcttctccctcatTCTCGTCATCCAGTCCACCTCCCAACCGCGTATCAAAATCATCGGCCGCGTACCGGGCACAAATGAATGGGTACCTatcgatgaggatgaatcAGCACAGGAAGAGATTCCGGGggtgttggtggtgaggaTCAGAGAGAATCTGAGTTTTGCGAATACGGGGCAGTTGAAAGAGCGGTTAAGGAGG TTGGAGTTATATGGAATGGATAAGAGTCATCCAAGTGATGAACCAAGGAGGGAATCTGCCAAAGCTCTCATTTTACACATGGGCGATGTCGAGCAGATTGACGCGTC AGCCACGCAAATCTTATACGAACTCACGAAAGCGTACCACGAGCGAGGCGTAGGCGTGCATTTCGCACATTTAAGACCGGGGCAGGTGAATGCGTTTGGTATTGCGGGTATCACAGATATT GTCGGCCCAAGTCATTTCCATCGGGATTTGAGTAATGCCATGAGAGAAGTGGAGAGTATGGGTTATGGGACGAGCATCTTTGCGAGATGGGATCCGTCATAA